One Melopsittacus undulatus isolate bMelUnd1 unplaced genomic scaffold, bMelUnd1.mat.Z mat_scaffold_55_arrow_ctg1, whole genome shotgun sequence DNA window includes the following coding sequences:
- the LOC117438674 gene encoding LOW QUALITY PROTEIN: serine/threonine-protein kinase pim-1-like (The sequence of the model RefSeq protein was modified relative to this genomic sequence to represent the inferred CDS: inserted 2 bases in 1 codon), with amino-acid sequence MVPPAGARGAARLSRYWQWRRWASRRRWVWRGSAAPWRSPARPQAPPRSRPAAATPESPAGVPAPAARSAKVPVVLLTRIDPSLYLRPGSGGERHAAEPRPGKAGNDAAPLGPERPLGAGGDPARSDSGSGSVSRVGHDKETFERLYRMGPLLGRGGFGSVYSGVRLGDNTPVAIKQVARERISSWGQRRSGTRIPMEIAMMRKVRSDCSTIIQLLNWFELPNSFVLVLERPEPSQDLFELIRNRTFVPESPAQGIFLQVLRAVRHCHSRGVLHRDIKSKNIIIHLVTGKVKLIDFGCSTLLRNMVYTKFSGTPLYYPPEWFLYHCYHGRPAAIWSLGVLLYEMVCGVLPFRCCKDITSGQLFFKRQISVECQQLIRWCLNMKDWARPSLEDVFNHPWLQTXELPQETATLHPHSLSQQPGK; translated from the exons ATGGTGCCCCCCGCCGGGGCTCGCGGCGCCGCTCGGCTCTCCCGGTACTGGCAGTGGCGGCGCTGGGCGAGCCGCCGCCGCTGGGTCTGGCGAGGCAGCGCCGCCCCCTGGCGCTCCCCGGCCCgcccccaggccccgccccgcagCCGCCCGGCAGCCGCGACCCCCGAGAGCCCTGCGGGGGTGCCGGCACCGGCAGCGCGCTCGGCCAAGGTGCCCGTGGTGCTCCTCACCCGCATTGACCCGTCGCTCTATCTGCgccccgggagcggcggcgAGCGGCACGCCGCGGAGCCTCGGCCGGGAAAGGCCGGGAATGATGCGGCTCCGCTCGGCCCGGAGCGGCCGCTGGGGGCCGGCGGGGACCCCGCGCGCAGCgacagcggcagcggcagcgtcTCTCGCGTCGGGCATGACAAGGAGACCTTCGAGCGGCTCTACCGAATGGGAccgctgctggggagaggcggcttcggctccgtgTACTCGGGGGTCCGCCTGGGTGACAACACCCCG GTGGCCATCAAACAAGTGGCTCGGGAGCGCATCTCCTCGTGGGGCCAGCGG CGCAGTGGCACCCGCATTCCCATGGAGATAGCCATGATGAGGAAAGTGCGCTCCGACTGCAGCACCATCATCCAGCTCCTCAATTGGTTTGAGCTGCCCAACTcatttgtgctggttttggagcGTCCGGAGCCATCGCAGGACCTCTTTGAGTTAATCAGAAACCGGACGTTCGTGCCCGAGTCTCCGGCGCAGGGCATTTTCCTGCAGGTGCTGAGGGCCGTGCGGCACTGCCACAGCCGCGGTGTCCTGCACAGGGATATCAAGTCCAAGAACATCATCATCCACTTGGTCACCGGAAAGGTCAAGCTAATTGACTTTGGTTGCAGCACCCTCCTCAGGAACATGGTCTACACCAAATTTAGCG GAACACCTTTGTACTACCCGCCGGAGTGGTTCCTCTACCACTGCTACCACGGCCGTCCGGCGGCCATCTGGTCCCTGGGCGTGCTGCTGTATGAGATGGTGTGCGGGGTCCTCCCCTTCCGGTGCTGCAAGGACATCACCAGTGGGCAGCTCTTCTTCAAGCGCCAGATCTCTGTTG AATGCCAGCAGCTCATCAGGTGGTGCTTGAACATGAAAGATTGGGCCAGACCATCCCTGGAGGATGTGTTCAACCACCCTTGGCTGCAAAC TGAACTGCCCCAGGAGACAGCCACACTCCACCCTCACAGCCTGAGCCAGCAGCCAGGCAAGTAA